In the Pseudomonas orientalis genome, one interval contains:
- the tnpC gene encoding IS66 family transposase — MTLHPNLDQLNPEQLRALAAQLIQRVETMDKQITHHKSVNEKLAHEIALLKRFKLAKRSEQLSPDQASLLDDLIDTDIAAIEAELEALQPAPVEAKVRQQPKRAPLPPQFPRTLIHHEPDNSHCQCGCALKRIGEDASEKLDYTPGVFTVERHIRGKWACEQCETLIQAPVPAHVIDKGVPTAGLLAHIMVAKFADHLPLYRQEKIFGRAGLPIARSTLAQWVGQTGVQLQPLVEALREAVLAQRVVHADETPVQMLAPGEKKTHRAYVWAYCTTPFSALKAVVYDFSPSRAGEHARNFLGTWNGKLVCDGFAGYKAGFEGGITEIGCMAHARRKFFDLHVANKSQLAEQALHSIGGLYEVERKAKEMSDEDRWRLRQEMAIPIAEKLHEWMLAQRELVPEGSATAKALDYSLKRWVALTRYLNDGAVPIDNNRVENTIRPWALGRSNWLFAGSLRSGKRAAAIMSLIQSARMNGHDPFAYLKDVLTRLPTQRASAIDQLLPHQWAQGS; from the coding sequence ATGACTTTGCATCCAAATCTCGATCAATTAAACCCTGAACAACTGCGTGCCCTGGCGGCGCAGTTGATCCAGCGCGTCGAGACAATGGACAAGCAAATCACTCATCACAAGTCGGTCAACGAGAAACTGGCCCACGAGATCGCGCTGCTCAAACGCTTCAAGCTTGCCAAGCGCAGCGAGCAGTTGAGCCCGGATCAAGCCAGCCTGCTCGACGACTTGATCGATACGGATATCGCCGCTATCGAAGCCGAACTTGAGGCGCTGCAACCGGCACCTGTCGAAGCCAAAGTGCGCCAGCAACCCAAGCGCGCACCGCTGCCACCGCAGTTTCCTCGCACACTGATCCATCACGAACCGGACAACAGCCACTGCCAGTGCGGCTGCGCCCTCAAGCGCATCGGCGAAGATGCCAGCGAAAAGCTCGACTACACGCCCGGCGTATTCACCGTCGAGCGTCACATCCGTGGAAAGTGGGCCTGCGAGCAGTGTGAAACGCTAATCCAGGCGCCGGTACCGGCGCACGTCATCGACAAAGGCGTCCCGACCGCAGGCCTGCTGGCCCACATCATGGTGGCCAAGTTCGCCGACCATCTGCCGCTGTATCGCCAAGAGAAAATCTTCGGCCGCGCCGGGCTGCCCATCGCCCGTTCGACACTGGCGCAGTGGGTGGGTCAAACCGGCGTACAACTGCAACCGCTCGTGGAAGCACTGCGCGAGGCAGTGCTGGCCCAGCGAGTCGTCCATGCCGATGAAACACCCGTGCAGATGCTGGCACCGGGTGAAAAGAAAACGCACCGAGCGTATGTCTGGGCCTACTGCACGACACCATTCTCGGCACTGAAGGCGGTAGTCTACGACTTCAGCCCGAGCCGTGCTGGCGAACATGCGCGCAACTTCCTGGGCACTTGGAACGGCAAGCTGGTCTGCGATGGCTTCGCAGGCTACAAGGCCGGCTTCGAAGGGGGCATCACCGAAATCGGCTGCATGGCCCATGCTCGCCGCAAGTTCTTCGACCTGCATGTGGCGAACAAAAGCCAACTGGCCGAACAGGCGCTGCACTCAATCGGCGGCCTATACGAGGTTGAACGAAAGGCCAAAGAGATGAGCGATGAAGATCGCTGGCGATTACGTCAAGAAATGGCGATTCCTATCGCGGAGAAGTTGCATGAATGGATGCTGGCTCAGCGCGAACTTGTGCCCGAGGGCTCGGCCACAGCCAAGGCTCTGGATTACAGCCTGAAACGCTGGGTAGCGCTGACGCGCTACCTCAATGATGGTGCTGTGCCCATCGACAACAATCGGGTCGAAAATACGATCCGGCCTTGGGCCCTTGGCCGTTCGAATTGGCTCTTCGCCGGATCACTGCGCAGCGGTAAACGAGCGGCGGCAATTATGAGCTTGATTCAATCGGCACGCATGAATGGGCATGATCCGTTCGCGTATCTCAAGGATGTACTGACGCGGTTGCCGACACAGAGGGCCAGTGCAATTGACCAATTACTACCGCATCAATGGGCACAGGGCTCCTAA
- a CDS encoding DUF3800 domain-containing protein has product MGRTFAFVDESGNHDLDTSKSGSSGFFVICSIIIAEKNLLGAYERAEALRLQHFQTGEIVVVN; this is encoded by the coding sequence GTGGGAAGGACGTTCGCATTCGTCGATGAGTCTGGCAATCATGACCTGGATACGTCGAAATCGGGAAGCTCTGGCTTCTTTGTGATCTGCTCGATCATCATAGCCGAGAAAAATCTGTTGGGGGCCTACGAGCGAGCAGAAGCGCTGCGCTTACAGCACTTTCAAACGGGTGAGATTGTAGTGGTCAACTAA
- the tnpB gene encoding IS66 family insertion sequence element accessory protein TnpB (TnpB, as the term is used for proteins encoded by IS66 family insertion elements, is considered an accessory protein, since TnpC, encoded by a neighboring gene, is a DDE family transposase.), translating into MIRVDSIWLATEPMDMRAGTETALVRVVAVFGAAKPHCAYLFANRRANRMKVLVHDGVGIWLAARRLNQGRFFWPGVRHGSEVELDAEQLQALVLGLPWQRVGAGGIISMLNICHGVLASAIGPSVYRRHQPSLAKSAA; encoded by the coding sequence ATGATCCGCGTCGATTCCATCTGGCTCGCCACCGAGCCCATGGACATGCGCGCCGGCACTGAAACCGCGCTCGTACGAGTCGTGGCGGTGTTCGGTGCGGCGAAGCCGCACTGTGCCTATCTGTTCGCCAACCGCCGCGCCAATCGAATGAAAGTGCTGGTGCATGACGGCGTGGGGATTTGGCTTGCCGCCCGGCGTTTGAATCAAGGACGCTTCTTCTGGCCGGGTGTGCGACACGGCTCCGAAGTTGAGTTGGATGCCGAGCAACTTCAGGCCCTGGTGCTCGGTTTACCTTGGCAGCGCGTCGGTGCAGGCGGAATCATCTCGATGCTTAACATCTGCCATGGCGTGCTTGCCAGCGCAATTGGCCCATCAGTCTATCGTCGCCATCAGCCCTCTCTGGCAAAATCGGCGGCATGA
- a CDS encoding aromatic alcohol reductase, with product MTEVTQLSPQSILVLGAGELGLPVLRNLARVAKRAPGSTISVLLRDSTINTQVPEKKVEIDELRDLGIQMVAADLVNNSIDQLAEVFARFDTVIGCAGMVAGRETPMKLATAALKSGVKRYFPWQFGVDFEVIGRGSPQDLFDAQLDVRELLRAQDKTEWVIISTGMFTSFLFEPVFEVVDFENDTVNALGSLETSVTLTTPEDIGALTAEIVFFEPRFRDQIVYLSGDTVTYGEVASLLERVLGRPFKRNVWTVPYLLQELERDPTHHIKKYRAVFAQGRGVAWPKAGTFNAQQSTQVTTAEEWARANLATSSA from the coding sequence ATGACCGAAGTGACCCAGCTTTCCCCCCAATCCATTCTCGTTCTAGGCGCCGGTGAGCTTGGGCTGCCGGTTCTGCGCAATCTTGCGCGAGTAGCAAAGCGCGCGCCCGGCTCCACAATCAGCGTCCTGCTCAGGGATTCGACCATCAACACTCAGGTGCCCGAGAAAAAGGTCGAAATCGATGAGCTTCGAGATCTTGGCATCCAGATGGTGGCCGCAGATCTCGTGAATAATTCAATCGATCAGTTGGCTGAAGTGTTCGCACGGTTCGATACCGTAATAGGCTGCGCAGGCATGGTTGCAGGCCGGGAAACCCCGATGAAGCTGGCTACAGCAGCTCTCAAGTCCGGTGTGAAGCGCTACTTTCCTTGGCAGTTTGGTGTCGACTTCGAGGTAATCGGTCGGGGCAGTCCTCAAGATCTGTTCGATGCTCAGCTTGATGTACGCGAATTGCTTCGCGCCCAGGATAAAACTGAATGGGTAATCATCTCGACGGGTATGTTCACCAGCTTTCTATTCGAGCCAGTATTCGAGGTGGTTGACTTCGAAAACGATACCGTGAACGCGCTAGGCAGTCTTGAGACCAGCGTGACGCTCACGACTCCAGAAGACATTGGTGCGTTGACAGCGGAAATTGTTTTCTTCGAACCTCGCTTCCGCGATCAGATTGTGTACCTCTCGGGAGATACAGTGACGTACGGAGAGGTTGCGAGCCTCCTCGAACGTGTACTGGGTCGCCCGTTCAAACGTAACGTGTGGACTGTTCCGTACTTGCTCCAAGAATTGGAGAGAGACCCAACGCATCACATCAAGAAGTACCGCGCTGTGTTCGCCCAGGGCAGAGGCGTGGCCTGGCCTAAAGCAGGCACTTTCAACGCGCAGCAGTCGACTCAAGTCACGACCGCTGAGGAGTGGGCCCGTGCAAATCTGGCAACCTCATCAGCATAA
- a CDS encoding winged helix-turn-helix transcriptional regulator, with translation MTDQEALSQAETICRTLREDDDGVRREVLAHAGSRWSLGILHALGVYGTMRHAEIKRQMTGVTQRMLTKTLRSMERDGLVVRREFGEIPPRVEYELTPLGMGLLIRMSPIWTWVVENVEDFRKARRIFDSQDDKKPAWQIPPSTPLDSDASD, from the coding sequence ATGACCGATCAGGAGGCTCTCAGCCAGGCAGAAACAATTTGCCGAACGCTTAGAGAAGACGATGATGGCGTCAGACGAGAAGTGCTTGCTCACGCAGGTAGCCGCTGGTCGTTAGGTATTCTGCATGCCCTGGGGGTTTACGGCACGATGCGCCATGCCGAAATAAAAAGGCAGATGACTGGGGTGACTCAGCGGATGTTAACCAAGACGCTACGCTCCATGGAGCGGGATGGGCTAGTGGTTCGGCGGGAGTTCGGTGAGATTCCGCCACGTGTCGAGTATGAGCTGACGCCGCTGGGTATGGGACTGTTGATCCGCATGTCACCTATCTGGACTTGGGTTGTCGAGAACGTTGAGGATTTCCGCAAGGCGCGGCGTATTTTCGACAGTCAGGATGACAAAAAACCCGCATGGCAAATACCTCCATCGACACCATTAGATTCAGACGCGTCGGACTGA